From the Oryza glaberrima chromosome 5, OglaRS2, whole genome shotgun sequence genome, one window contains:
- the LOC127774884 gene encoding E3 ubiquitin-protein ligase EL5-like codes for MPSSSSSSVAAAPSGSNGTRRDGGSGSVTGCLPADQACFALSSSASSPGYLHASATTTRRDASATVARACCTTASYVVVLGISFGSLLAILLILCIIRWYLVWRSARPRRDDGAADEAVGSAKKRSAGLDDDAIAALPVFAYKQREEGGGGGAVGAAEEEEEERECTVCLAVMADGEAARRLPRCMHVFHRGCVDVWLREHSTCPVCRAEVVVRPVGAARVEKLPESSASRALTSPVPAPAPRPTGTVVDDGRERDLEAQQ; via the coding sequence AtgccatcgtcatcgtcatcctcGGTCGCCGCTGCCCCTTCTGGCAGCAATGGCACCCGCCGCGACGGTGGGAGCGGGAGCGTCACGGGCTGCCTCCCGGCTGACCAGGCATGCTTCGCGCTTTCGTCGTCGGCCAGCTCGCCAGGCTACCTGCACGCCTCGGCCACAACGACGCGTCGCGATGCTTCTGCCACCGTGGCGCGCGCGTGCTGCACCACCGCGTCGTACGTCGTCGTCCTCGGGATCAGCTTCGGCTCCCTCCTCGCCATCCTGCTCATCCTCTGCATCATCCGGTGGTACCTCGTGTGGAGGTCGGCGCGACCACGgcgggacgacggcgccgcggaTGAGGCGGTTGGGTCAGCCAAGAAGCGGTCGGCCGGGCTGGATGACGACGCCATCGCGGCGCTGCCGGTGTTCGCGTACAAGCAaagggaggagggcggcggcggcggcgcggtgggggcagcagaggaggaggaagaggaacggGAGTGCACGGTGTGCCTCGCCGTGATGGCCgacggggaggcggcgcggcggctgcccagatgcatgcatgtcttcCACCGGGGCTGCGTCGATGTGTGGCTCAGGGAGCACTCGACGTGCCCCGTCTGCCGTGCCGAGGTGGTTGTTAGGCCGGTCGGTGCGGCGCGCGTTGAGAAGTTGCCGGAGAGCAGCGCGTCGCGGGCATTGACATCGCCGGTACCGGCACCGGCGCCGAGGCCGACGGGGACAGTGGTGGACGACGGCAGGGAGAGGGACCTTGAGGCGCAGCAGTAG
- the LOC127774841 gene encoding nudix hydrolase 15, mitochondrial-like: MRPLLARLFAPTYIAMGFSSSASPPSRRLAHLTRHLLLSSGELSSSVGAPAAAARPAYLAAPKGYAAVLVCLFEDPHGGDPRVILTKRAASLSSHSGEVSLPGGKVEEGDADATATALREAKEEIGLDPALVSIVTVLEPFLSKNGLHVTPVIGILSDKALFKPVLNESEVADIFDAPLEMFLKDDNRKTQEANWMGMNIPVQSFEYQSEDKTFVIWGLTAHILTRAAAVVLQREPSFVEFRPRYVNSPSGDTNETKR; the protein is encoded by the exons ATGAGGCCTCTCCTCGCCCGCCTCTTCGCCCCGACTTACATTGCCATGGgtttctcctcctccgcgtcgccgccgtcccggcGGCTTGCCCACCTCAcacgccacctcctcctcagctCCGGCGAGCTCTCCTCCTCGGtgggcgcccccgccgccgccgcccggccggcctACCTCGCCGCCCCAAAGGGCTACGCCGCCGTGCTGGTCTGCCTCTTCGAGGACCCCCACGGCGGCGACCCCCGCGTCATCCTCACCaagcgcgccgcctccctctcctcccactcCG GGGAGGTGTCGCTGCCGGGAGggaaggtggaggagggggatgcggatgcgacggcgacggctctgCGGGAGGCGAAGGAGGAGATTGGGTTGGACCCTGCGCTTGTTtctattgtcacagttcttgaGCCCTTCTTGTCCAAG AACGGACTCCATGTAACTCCTGTAATCGGCATTCTTTCGGATAAAGCTTTATTCAAGCCTGTCTTGAATGAATCTGAAGTGGCAGACATCTTTGATGCACCTCTAGAGATGTTCCTGAAG GATGATAACCGGAAAACACAAGAAGCGAATTGGATGGGCATGAATATTCCAGTCCAGTCTTTTGAGTACCAGTCAGAGGACAAAACGTTTGTGATTTGGGGCTTAACGGCACACATTCTGACTCGCGCTGCAGCAGTCGTTTTACAGAGAGAACCATCATTTGTTGAATTTCGACCAAGATATGTGAACTCACCCTCTGGAGATACGAATGAAACAAAACGCTGA
- the LOC127774842 gene encoding signaling peptide TAXIMIN 1-like produces the protein MCCCCGGGGDGDGDGCKCRPLGWLLGLPFALLAVLVSIVGAIIWIIGLPISCICPCCLCVTLVLEAAVELIKAPLHVMTWFTSKIPC, from the exons atgtgctgctgctgcggcggcggcggcgacggcgacggcgacggctgcaAGTGCCGGCCGCTGGGGTGGCTGCTGGGCCTGCCGTTCGCGCtgctcgccgtcctcgtctccaTCGTCGGCGCCATCATCTGGATCATCGG GCTGCCGATCTCGTGCATCTGCCCGTGCTGCCTGTGCGTGACGCTGgtgctggaggcggcggtggagctcatCAAGGCGCCGCTCCATGTCATGACCTGGTTCACCTCCAAGATACCATGCTAG
- the LOC127775144 gene encoding GDSL esterase/lipase At5g45910-like, translating to MAALLLLAAAMVVVVFAHAAAAQRYNAIYSFGDSISDTGNLCVGGCPSWLTTGQPPYGKTFFGRPTGRCSDGRVVVDFLAEHFGLPLPPASKGGGDFKKGANMAIIGATSMDAAFFKSIGLSDKIWNNGPLDTQIQWFRQLLPSVCGNDCRSYLSKSLFVVGEFGGNDYNAPLFAGRAMTEVRDYVPQVVSKIIRGLETLIRMGAVDMVVPGVLPIGCFPIYLTLYGTSNGADYDRNGCLKSYNSLSSYHNTLLKRSLSNLQRTYPHARVMYADFYSQVTAMVRSPQNFGLKYGLKVCCGAGGQGTYNYNNKARCGMSGSSACADPANYLIWDGIHLTEAAYRSIADGWLKGPYCNPPILH from the exons atggcggcgctgctgctgctggcggcggcgatggtggtggtggtgttcgcgcacgcggcggcggcgcagcggtaCAATGCTATCTACAGCTTCGGCGACTCCATCTCCGACACCGGCAACCTCTGCGTCGGCGGCTGCCCGTCGTGGCTCACCACCGGCCAGCCCCCCTACGGCAAGACCTTCTTCGGCCGCCCCACCGGCCGCTGCTCCGacggccgcgtcgtcgtcgacttCCTCG CTGAGCACTTtgggctgccgctgccgccggcgtcgaagggcggcggcgacttcaAGAAGGGGGCGAACATGGCGATCATCGGCGCCACCTCCATGGACGCCGCCTTCTTCAAGTCCATCGGCCTCAGCGACAAGATTTGGAACAATGGCCCCCTCGACACCCAGATCCAGTGGTTCCGTCAGCTCCTCCCCTCCGTCTGCGGCAACG ATTGCAGGAGCTACCTGTCCAAGTCGCTGTTCGTGGTGGGCGAGTTCGGCGGCAACGACTACAACGCGCCGCTCTTCGCCGGCCGCGCCATGACGGAGGTCAGGGACTACGTGCCACAGGTCGTCAGCAAGATCATCCGTGGCCTCGAG ACATTGATCAGGATGGGCGCGGTGGACATGGTGGTGCCAGGGGTTCTACCCATCGGGTGTTTCCCGATCTACCTGACGCTCTATGGCACATCCAACGGTGCAGACTACGATCGCAATGGTTGCCTCAAGAGCTACAATAGCCTCTCCTCCTACCACAACACGTTGCTCAAGAGAAGCCTCTCCAACCTCCAGAGGACGTACCCACATGCCAGGGTCATGTACGCTGATTTCTACTCGCAGGTTACTGCCATGGTCCGCTCTCCCCAAAACTTTG GGCTGAAATACGGGCTGAAGGTGTGCTGCGGGGCGGGAGGGCAGGGGACGTACAACTACAACAACAAGGCGCGGTGCGGCATGTCCGGGTCCAGCGCCTGCGCCGACCCGGCCAACTACCTCATCTGGGACGGCATCCACCTCACCGAGGCCGCCTACCGCTCCATCGCCGATGGCTGGCTCAAGGGCCCCTACTGCAACCCTCCCATCCTCCACTGA